Proteins from a single region of Antechinus flavipes isolate AdamAnt ecotype Samford, QLD, Australia chromosome 2, AdamAnt_v2, whole genome shotgun sequence:
- the HTRA4 gene encoding serine protease HTRA4 isoform X2: protein MAMVVRFVEAGLLPCLLLLLSTVAKLSIQVGPPWPPTPCPPTCEPTRCPPLPVCPMGASPQPDHCNCCLVCAAREGETCGGLWKRPCALGLRCRMTRTSKSRGQLGTCVCRASEVPVCGNDGRSYQSLCALRAENRAASLRGDLPAVPVEKGNCGNSGTRSPGSLRDKYNFIVEVVEKVAPSVVHLELFRRSPLSNEYTHASSGSGFIVSEDGLIVTNAHVLTNRQRITVELQNGEKYEATVKDIDQKADLALIKIEPKTDLPVLFLGRSSNLHAGEFVVALGSPFSLQNTVTAGIVSTTQRGGKELGLKDSDMDYIQTDAIINHGNSGGPLLNLDGEVIGINTLKVTAGISFAIPSDRIRQFLAEFYQRQLKGKVLSQKKYLGLRMLPLSMRLLQEMKNQDPDFPDVSSGVFVYEVIQGTPAASYTTHEKLVFSYQHSTQDSMDFSSYAPPSLMCLFLNNNGFSSTA, encoded by the exons ATGGCTATGGTTGTGCGTTTTGTGGAAGCTGGACTACTTCCCTGCCTGCTGTTGTTGCTGTCCACGGTAGCAAAGCTCTCGATCCAAGTTGGACCTCCCTGGCCACCGACGCCCTGCCCACCTACCTGCGAGCCGACCCGCTGTCCCCCATTGCCAGTCTGCCCCATGGGGGCGTCGCCACAGCCTGACCATTGTAACTGCTGCTTAGTGTGCGCTGCTAGGGAAGGGGAAACGTGTGGGGGACTTTGGAAACGACCCTGCGCCTTAGGGCTGCGGTGCCGCATGACTCGTACCTCCAAGAGCCGGGGCCAACTCGGTACTTGCGTCTGCCGGGCTTCGGAGGTACCAGTCTGTGGCAACGACGGCCGTTCCTATCAGAGTCTCTGCGCGCTCCGAGCAGAGAATCGAGCCGCCAGTCTCCGAGGGGATCTTCCAGCAGTGCCCGTGGAGAAGGGAAACTGTGGCAACTCAG GGACCAGAAGCCCAGGCAGCCTCAGGGACAAATATAACTTCATCGTTGAGGTGGTGGAGAAGGTTGCGCCATCTGTGGTACACTTGGAACTATTCCGCAG GTCACCTTTAAGTAATGAGTATACTCATGCATCCAGTGGCTCAGGGTTCATAGTGTCTGAAGATGGGCTCATTGTTACCAATGCTCATGTTCTCACAAACCGGCAGCGGATCACTGTGGAACTCCAGAATGGGGAAAAATATGAAGCAACTGTGAAAGACATTGACCAAAAAGCTGACCTTGCTCTCATCAAGATTGAGCCAAAG ACTGACCTTCCTGTTTTGTTCTTGGGACGATCATCCAACTTGCATGCAGGGGAGTTTGTGGTAGCTCTAGGCAGCCCCTTTTCTCTTCAGAATACAGTCACTGCAGGAATTGTCAGCACCACTCAACGAGGAGGCAAAGAACTGGGCTTAAAGGACTCAGACATGGACTACATCCAGACTGATGCTATCATCAAT CATGGGAATTCTGGGGGGCCTCTGCTGAACTTG GATGGTGAAGTTATTGGCATAAACACCCTGAAGGTGACAGCAGGAATTTCCTTTGCTATTCCTTCAGATCGAATTCGACAATTCTTGGCAGAATTTTATCAGCGCCAATTAAAAG gAAAAGTGCTTTCCCAAAAGAAATATTTAGGTCTCCGGATGTTGCCTCTTTCTATGAG ACTTCTCCAAGAAATGAAGAATCAAgatccagattttcctgatgtGAGTTCTGGGGTCTTTGtatatgaagtgattcaaggaaCTCCTGCTGCaag CTACACCACTCATGAGAAGCTTGTTTTCTCCTATCAACACAGTACCCAGGATTCCATGGACTTTTCCTCCTATGCCCCTCCTTCCTTAATGTGTTTGTTCTTGAACAATAATGGCTTTTCATCAACGGCTTAA
- the HTRA4 gene encoding serine protease HTRA4 isoform X1 — MAMVVRFVEAGLLPCLLLLLSTVAKLSIQVGPPWPPTPCPPTCEPTRCPPLPVCPMGASPQPDHCNCCLVCAAREGETCGGLWKRPCALGLRCRMTRTSKSRGQLGTCVCRASEVPVCGNDGRSYQSLCALRAENRAASLRGDLPAVPVEKGNCGNSGTRSPGSLRDKYNFIVEVVEKVAPSVVHLELFRRSPLSNEYTHASSGSGFIVSEDGLIVTNAHVLTNRQRITVELQNGEKYEATVKDIDQKADLALIKIEPKTDLPVLFLGRSSNLHAGEFVVALGSPFSLQNTVTAGIVSTTQRGGKELGLKDSDMDYIQTDAIINHGNSGGPLLNLDGEVIGINTLKVTAGISFAIPSDRIRQFLAEFYQRQLKGKVLSQKKYLGLRMLPLSMRLLQEMKNQDPDFPDVSSGVFVYEVIQGTPAASSGMRNHDVITSINGQPVTSITDVIEAVKESDSISLVVRRRNEDVVLTIIPEIIS; from the exons ATGGCTATGGTTGTGCGTTTTGTGGAAGCTGGACTACTTCCCTGCCTGCTGTTGTTGCTGTCCACGGTAGCAAAGCTCTCGATCCAAGTTGGACCTCCCTGGCCACCGACGCCCTGCCCACCTACCTGCGAGCCGACCCGCTGTCCCCCATTGCCAGTCTGCCCCATGGGGGCGTCGCCACAGCCTGACCATTGTAACTGCTGCTTAGTGTGCGCTGCTAGGGAAGGGGAAACGTGTGGGGGACTTTGGAAACGACCCTGCGCCTTAGGGCTGCGGTGCCGCATGACTCGTACCTCCAAGAGCCGGGGCCAACTCGGTACTTGCGTCTGCCGGGCTTCGGAGGTACCAGTCTGTGGCAACGACGGCCGTTCCTATCAGAGTCTCTGCGCGCTCCGAGCAGAGAATCGAGCCGCCAGTCTCCGAGGGGATCTTCCAGCAGTGCCCGTGGAGAAGGGAAACTGTGGCAACTCAG GGACCAGAAGCCCAGGCAGCCTCAGGGACAAATATAACTTCATCGTTGAGGTGGTGGAGAAGGTTGCGCCATCTGTGGTACACTTGGAACTATTCCGCAG GTCACCTTTAAGTAATGAGTATACTCATGCATCCAGTGGCTCAGGGTTCATAGTGTCTGAAGATGGGCTCATTGTTACCAATGCTCATGTTCTCACAAACCGGCAGCGGATCACTGTGGAACTCCAGAATGGGGAAAAATATGAAGCAACTGTGAAAGACATTGACCAAAAAGCTGACCTTGCTCTCATCAAGATTGAGCCAAAG ACTGACCTTCCTGTTTTGTTCTTGGGACGATCATCCAACTTGCATGCAGGGGAGTTTGTGGTAGCTCTAGGCAGCCCCTTTTCTCTTCAGAATACAGTCACTGCAGGAATTGTCAGCACCACTCAACGAGGAGGCAAAGAACTGGGCTTAAAGGACTCAGACATGGACTACATCCAGACTGATGCTATCATCAAT CATGGGAATTCTGGGGGGCCTCTGCTGAACTTG GATGGTGAAGTTATTGGCATAAACACCCTGAAGGTGACAGCAGGAATTTCCTTTGCTATTCCTTCAGATCGAATTCGACAATTCTTGGCAGAATTTTATCAGCGCCAATTAAAAG gAAAAGTGCTTTCCCAAAAGAAATATTTAGGTCTCCGGATGTTGCCTCTTTCTATGAG ACTTCTCCAAGAAATGAAGAATCAAgatccagattttcctgatgtGAGTTCTGGGGTCTTTGtatatgaagtgattcaaggaaCTCCTGCTGCaag CTCTGGAATGCGAAACCATGATGTGATTACCAGCATAAATGGACAACCTGTCACTTCCATCACAGATGTCATTGAAGCTGTGAAAGAGAGTGACTCCATTTCCTTAGTAGTTCGTCGGAGAAATGAAGATGTGGTCCTGACGATCATCCCTGAAATAATTAGTTAA